One genomic window of Hemitrygon akajei chromosome 1, sHemAka1.3, whole genome shotgun sequence includes the following:
- the LOC140731816 gene encoding uncharacterized protein → MSFSCSDCGKGFTNSSTFHRHQRVHTGERPFTCSDCGKGFTQSSHLLQHQRVHTGERPFTCSDCGKGFTCSSNLLKHQRVHSVEKPFTCSECGKEFIHSSQLLKHQQIHSGEKPFICSECGKRFTYSAQLKGHQFVHTGERPFSCSECGKGFTHSSQLLRHQQIHTGEKPFTCSECGKRFTHSSQLKEHQRVHNGGKLFTCSECGKVFARSSELKLHQQVHTGVKPFTCSECGKVFARSSELKLHQRVHTGVKPFTCSDCGKGFTRSAHLKEHQFVHAAERPFTCSDCGKGFIRHSHLLTHQLVHTGEKPFICSECGKGFTHSAQLKEHQRLHTGEWPFTCSECGKGFTRSSRLKVHQRVHTRERVFICSDCGKSFTQSSQLKVHQRVHTREKPFSCSECGKGFVQSSKLVRHYRIHTGEKLFTCSDCGKEFTRSSDFKIHQRIHTGGCHSPVLNLGNDSLRHLN, encoded by the coding sequence ATgtcgttcagctgctcagactgtgggaagggattcactaactCGTCCACATTCcatagacaccagcgagttcacactggggagaggcccttcacctgctcagactgtgggaaaggattcactcagtcatctcacctgctacaacatcagcgagttcacactggggagagaccattcacgtgctcagactgtgggaagggattcacttgctcatccaacctactgaaacaccagcgagttcacagtgtggagaagccattcacgtgctctgaatgtgggaaagaatTTATTCATTCATCTCAGCTGTTGAAACACCAGCAAATTCActctggggagaaaccattcatctgctcagaatgtgggaagagattcacctaTTCAGCTCAGCTGAAAGGACATCAGTttgttcacaccggggagaggccgttcagctgctctgaatgtgggaaaggattcactcattcatctcagCTCTtgagacaccagcaaattcacactggggagaagccattcacatgctctgaatgtgggaagagattcacccattcatctcaactgaaggagcaTCAGCGAGTCCACAATGGAgggaagctgttcacctgctctgaatgtgggaaggtatttgctcggtcatctgaactgaagttacatcagcaagtccacactggggtgaagccgttcacttgttctgaatgtgggaaggtatTTGCTCGATCATctgaactgaagttacatcagcgagtccacactggggtaaagccgttcacctgctctgattgtgggaaaggatttacccGTTCAGCTCATCTGAAAGAACATCAGTTTGTTCATGCTGcagagagaccattcacctgctcagactgtgggaaaggattcattcgtCATTCGCATCTACTgacacaccagttagttcacaccggggagaaaccattcatctgctctgaatgtgggaagggattcacccatTCAGctcaactgaaggaacatcagcgacttcacactggggaatggccattcacatgctctgaatgtgggaagggattcactcggtcatctcgacttaaggtacatcagcgagttcacactagagaAAGGGTGTtcatctgctctgactgtgggaagagctttactcagtcatctcaactgaaggtacatcagcgagttcacactcgggagaaacctttcagctgctctgaatgtgggaagggatttgttCAGTCATCCAAACTTGTGAGGCACtaccgaattcacactggggagaaactgttcacctgctcagattgtgggaaggaattcactcggtcatctgactttAAAATACATCAGAGAATTCACACTGGGGGATGCCACTCACCTGTTCTGAATCTGGGAAACGATTCACTCAGACATCTCAATTAA